The genomic segment CGTTGTGCATGCACCCGCTTGTCAAGGCGGTGAGCTTCACGGGCAGCGCGCGCGTCGGGAAGCGGGTCGCCGCCTCGTGCACGCGGAACCTGAAGCGCCTGTCGCTCGACCTGGGCGGCAACTGCCCGGCCGTCGTGTTCGACGACGCGGACCTCGGGCAGGTGGCCAAGGACCTGGCGGCGCTGAAGTGGCGGCACGCGGGGCAGGCGTGCGTCGCGCCGAACCGGTGTTACGTGCAGCGGCGGGTGTATGATGTGTTTTCCACGCTGCTGGTGGCGGAGGCGTCGAAGCTCAAGGTCGGGCACGGGATGGCCAAGGATACGACGCTGGGCCCCCTGACGACGATTCGCGGGCTGTACAAGGCGGAGGCGCTATGCAAGGACGCGACGGAAAAGGGGGCTGTCAAGCTTCTCGGCACGGGAAGGCGAGAGCCTGGTGACGGGTACTTCATGGCGCCGACTGTGCTGGGGAGTATGACGGACTCGATGCTGATGTGCCGGGAGGAAGTGTTCGCCCCCGTGCTGGGCCTGTATGTGTTCGACACGGAAGACGAGGTTGTGATGAGGGCGAACGACACCCCTGTCGGCTTGGCTGGCTACGTCTTTACGAAGAATAACGATCGTTTGTGGAGGATGTTTGATCGGCTGGATGCCGCAGTTCTAGGAATGGTAAGTTGACGCACGCTCTGTTGCTTTCCCGGCAAGATATGATCCATCACCTTCCAAGTGTGCAAGTGGCTAATTGTACTTCATAGAATACGGTCTGCTTGGTGACAGAAACTCCCGTACCTGCTTCAAATAATGGGAACGGATACACACCGGCACAAGCTACGGCCTTGGATGAGTTTCTCGTCACAAAAGGTGCTGCGATGTCTCCTTCGTAGCCTCTTGTTATTTTTGAAACCAGTGTGGGATAGTGCGATCGCCTTCTCTGTTTCCTTGTTTTGACACACAAATTAGAGCTACCGGATCAAGTCGTGGAGTTGAGGTGTTGGACACGTGTGGTTTTGTTAATGAGGACATGTTCGTCGAAGCTTCTTGTGTGGTATAAACAAGTACGTGGCTCGGGTATTAAAAGAATGATTTATGACGCTGCAGCTATCTTTGCGCACTCGTGTCCATTAAGCATCTCAAACGTAGCAATTCGGTGTGTCTTTCGTGCGGTGGACTCAATCGCGAAATAGTGTGTGATGACTTTCGTGTTGCAATGAAGCTGAACGAACTTGAGGCGATAAAGAAATTACGAAGGACTTGGGGAGTAGCGTAATATGAGCTGCAAGAGCCGTACATGGCATATTGAGGCCTGTATTACAAGCCTACTCGACAGCGGTCACTTGTGCGGAGGCTCGCGTAGTACTTTTGTTACCAACTTGCATACATTATGAAATATGAAATCCCACTCCAAAAGCGCGCCACGGAGTCACCATGTCTAAATCAAGATGATGATTCGAGAAAGGATTATAGCCCTAAGATGACTGTCGATTGACTAGCCATGGAGGCAGTATCTGGGTCAAGGAGAACCTGAAAGATGGCGTGTCATTGTCTAACCTACCGATTGACTCGCGCTATGAGAACATTGCCTCGTTCATACCCCTTTCTGCTACAACTGTCTTTACTGCTTCAACTGTCCGTAAAATGATCTGTATCCTCGATTATCTGGAGCATACGATTGGAGTTTTATATGGAGAATGAAGAAGTTCAAGAACATCATGATGTTGGCGTTGACAAAAGCAGCATAAATTTACACCTTGGACTTCTAAAGTGAAAGATGGTACGTTCCGTGCCTAGCCCGTTTGATAGAAAGCATACAGTATTCGGAAACGTATCGTAGCATAATCTTGTGGGCCAACGTTACAATGATGGGCGGTAGGCTTTTAAGCTATTCCACGTTCAAAACCACAGGGTCTGCTTCCCGTTTTCATATCTAGATGGGAACAATGCGTAGTGGATGAACCATCATACTCAAAAGGTATCCTCCTCTCGACTTAACGGGCGGCAGTAGACCTGTAGCAAACAATTTCGGTAAATCACGTGGGTGCCTACTGCCTCCTGCCTTCAAATTCCCGTAGACTCCACGGAACCATGAACACGCGAGAACGAATCACTACATCGGGAAGCCCATATAGGCCCCGTCGATTCTAATTCCGTCACCAACGGCAGCAGGCGCCTCACAGGCCTGTGAGGTCAGGTCAAACTGCCGTTTGGCGGGATGATTACGGGCGAGCCTCGTCGACTGGCTTAGCCTACACTAGGTTCCAGGTTCGAGTCCCAGCATGAGCACCAGAGATGTAGCCCCCGTTCGCCACCGggggggtgaactcttttgACTTCTCcagccttttttttcttcttcttcttcttcttcttcttctctcccCCTCTCTTCTAATACACGGGAATACAAGAGTGTGGGGTGCGCTATATGCTGATTCACCTCGGAAAATCTCAATAACAGCAAGAAAGGGAAAGTTGCCCAGAAGACGAAGAAATTCGTAACCCAATGCTGAGAGCAGATTTACCGGGCTGTAGCTTGTGGGTTCGAATTCCACAGGCGCCTTCTTTTATCTTTCTTCCTGGTACTGTTTGATGCTCTTTTAAGCCCCCTTTTCTACTTAGTCATTCTTGCAAGCTGCCATATCTCTCTCTCAGCGTTTCTTGTGAAGCGCCTTCTTGTCCTTGCCTTTGGCGCAAAACTGGGTATGGACCCCAGAAGTCACGATGATAtgcggcttttataatttcggAGATCGGGAACGCATGGATGGCTTATCACACAGCCCATGGTCTGAACCAGGAGAAAGCAGGACGGGGGTGCGTACGTATTTGGAAGATACTCGAATCTCACAGAACATGCAACATTCCCATATCGCAAGACTCATTTTGCCAGTTGAGGTCGTGTTTGATGGGCAAATGATGAATTTCAATTCTCCATGGAGTAGTCCTGCAAAGGCCCAAAGTCACGTACACACATCGTTTTGAAACATACAAATCTTAGTACAAGCTGACATCGTTACTCGAAATGGCTCAGAATTGTCCGAGAACATATTCGTATATCAAAAAGGCTACAGTGATCGGTACAAGATATATTTACAGATAGGCATGGCGAGTGAAGGAAGACTGGTGGACGCATAAACTCCAATGGCACATTTGATATTTATGTATTGATTGAAACGATGAAGCCTTCTTTACCAAGCCACCCAAACTCCACTTTTGATGCACAGCGTACGGAAATATTCCACCACATATTGACTACTTACAATACCAGGTCTTCCATCTCTTTAATCTACATATCCTTGGAGCGCATCTTCTTGAGACGCAGTCCACCCTCAAAGACACCGCGGTCAACAGCAGCGGCGACGGTGAGAGTGCCGCCAATGATGGCACAAAGGCCGGTCAAGAAACCAGTGAATGTTTTGGCGCGCTCTTCGCGGTTGATGACCTTCATAGGAGAAATATCCTGGACACGTTCGTGTGAGTGAAGGAAGTCGAGGACGCGGGTATGGAGGAACTTACGTAGGAAAAGAAGACTCCCGGGATGCCGCCACGAGAGTGGAGGCGTTCCTGGTGTCCTTCGGCAGAGTCATCGCCGCCAGCCAAGCTGCGCTTGTGGCTCGTGACGGAGTATTGGTGAGTCTCGACGCTGCCATCACTTCCCTGGCCAAGAAGACCGAGGCCAGAGTTCTCCTCCTCGGGGTTGGATCCCTTCTGCCAGTTGAGAGCGAGGTAGGAGGTAGGCACGATCTTGACAAAGTACATGAAATTGTAGTTGGGATCGTTGGTCTCCTGGTGGGTGTTGTCGAGAGGGTTACCGTGGTGGTTCGTCCACGCAGCGGCGCGCTTGCCCATCTTCTTGGTAACGGTGTCAGGCAGCTGGGGGCCGAAGCGCAGGGAGTGAACAGTGTGAGTGAAGTCGTGCTGGGCATCGGAGGGGGTGTCCCAGTAGTTCTTGAGGTCGTGGACGTGCATGTTTCCGTTGCTGAAACTGCGGCCAGGGGCAAGGTGGAAGTTTCCGACGACCTTGTTGACGCGCAGGTTACCCTCGATACGGCAGCCCTCCTGGCGCTGCTCCTCCAATCGCTCGGCGTAGTGCTCGCGCGTGCACTGCTCGACGTTCTCGCCCTTACCGAAAGCCCACGAAGCCTGCGCGTACGCCTCTCTGACTTCCTCGCATGTGTTGCAGCATCCGGCCTTTTGCGCGTTCGCCGGTGACGGGGCGCCATAACAGGGGCCGCAGTAGTTGGGGTCCAGGTGCTCAGCAGCCTCATCACGAGAGTGACTGCCGGAAGGTGTTAGAAAAAGCTCCTCGGCAGGAGGCGACATTTGCAGTTACTTACAGATCCAGGGCCTTGATGTCAATGACACCACCACCCTCCTTCTGGGGACGAAGGCGAACCTTGTTAATACCGTGCTGAACGCCGTGCTGTTGCTCGCCAGAAACATCCATGACGTCCAGGGTGAGGAGCTCGCAGGGCATCTTGGGGAAAGTCATGTTGAGATGGATCTCCATGCGCTCGCCTGTTACCGGGTACACATTAGCTCCTACTGCCCGTACAGATTAGGAGAGACTGCCAGGGCTTCATACCTCTTCCCTTGTCCACGATCAACTCGGGGTGGATCTCTATCCTCCGGTAGTCAACCCATTCTCCCCAGGCCAGCCAGAAGACCACGATCAGCGACACGATAGTGACAATTCCACCAGACGTTGTGCGGATGCGTGCTTCGTCGACTGTCTTTGTGAAGGCGTCGAGCCTTGTGAATCTCGATTTTGCCGGCATGGTGAGTTCGGGGGGAGGAGTGTGTTATCAAGAGCTGTCGATCTCTATCGCGAGTTTGGGGTAGCCTCGTAAGCGTTGTGAGAAGAATCAACGGGAGTAGGCCAAAAGTCGTACTTTCGCAACAATGCGCCAAGCAGAATAACGCTAAAAGGAGTGGCGGAGAGGTAAAAGGTGATATCAGGAAGTGAGAGACCCCGCCTGAACCATGAGAAGAGAAGGTCGACGCGAGAAAGTCGAGTTGGAAGCAAGGTAGGAGGATTGGATCTCACAAAGCCTTGGGAGTTGCGCAAATCCAAAGTAAAGTAGAGGCCACCTTCACTCGTTTTCTGGCCACGCAGCCCGTCCACGGTCCAGCTCTCAATTGCGCTAAAGGTGCATCTTGTCAGGGGTCTCGCACGGGGCGGGCGGGTCCGGGTCCCTGGGTAATTGTCGGCCGTTGGCCAATGGAAGATGCCGTTAGACCACTAGAAGCAATCCAGAATCAGATGGCTCGTGCTTAAGCTGCGCGGTTCCCGTCCCCACTGTAAAATCCCAGCCTGGTAGTCAAGGCTGGAGAATGCAGTGCTTTCTGATCCAAAAGGCAACCTCCAAGAAATCATCACCGTTGCGCCGCCCTTCGACTGAATCAAATTGATACCCACGACACTTTAAATCGAGGATTCGATACCGAAAGAAGAGAACGCTGCGAATTTTCCAACGAACGCGATACCCAACGTCCCTTTGACCGCCTTGGCGAGCGCGTACTGAGCGAGTCTTGTGTGCCGACCATCGAACCTTCATACCGTGATGTCGAAGCCGCCTTCCAGAGTTGTCTTCGTGGGCAATATCCCCTATGGTAGGAACGAATTTCCCACAAGACTCTATGTATCTAACCAATTGTTCTAGGCCTTTCCGAGGAGCAGATCAGCGACATCTTCAGCAGCGCCGGCAAGGTCCTAAACTTCCGCCTAGTCTACGACCGCGAAACCGGACGGCCCAAGGGTTTCGGCTTTGCAGAATATCCAGACAATGGTATTTCTCAGGAGAACCCTACTGCTCTTAGAATCTAGACTTGACTGACTATACGGCGCAGACTCCGCAGCATCGGCTGTCCGCAACCTCAACGACTATGAGATTATGGGAAGGAAACTTAGGGTCGACTTTTCCAACGAGGGCGGCAGTGACGACAACAATGATAGCCACGGACACGTACGTATAGAGATACAGCCCCGCATTTGAAGTTGGAATCTGACAATGGAAACAGGGCCGAGATGGCGGCAACCCCTCCCACGCCTCGAACGGATACAACCCTGTCGCGCCGCCGATGCAGTCGAGTACGCTGCCTCCTCTCCCAGCCGGCAAGGAGCTGCCCCCGAACGTCACAGCAACCGACGCCATCTCACGGACTCTCAACACCCTTCCCCCGTCTCAACTCCTCGATATCCTCACACAGATGAAGGCGCTGGCCTCTACCGACCCCGCCAGGGCGACGGAACTTCTCCAGCAGGCACCGCAACTGGCATACGCCGTCTTCCAGGCTCTCCTGCTCATGGGTCTGGTGTCTCCCGAGGCGATCCACTCCGTCATCGAGCCTGGCGGCGCGCCCCCGGCGCCCCCACCGCAGGCCGCGCCGATCGGTTACCCGCCACAGCCCACCCCCGGCTTCCCGCCGGTCCCCGTGATGGGAGCTAACAACACCCCGCCTGTCGCCGGCACGCCGTACGCGCCTCCCCCGCAGCAAGCTCCTTATGGCGCACCCCCGCCGGTTGCTGCACCTCTGGGTCAAGACCCCGACGCTCTCATGCGGCAGGTTATGGAACTGCCGATGGAGACGATCAACATGCTCCCCGAGGCAGAGAGACAACAGATCCTGGCGCTCCGCGCAAGCTTTGGTGGACAAAGGCGATGAGCATGGTATACTTGCCCTGGTGCATGTACGAGCTGTGGTGTTCAGCTTACGAGCTTGACATCGCTTGGAGCAACCCAGGACTACTATTTTTGGGCAGACACGTCACTCTGATCGATGGTGAAGACTTGAGATTGAGAAGATGTGGGGTCCCCCCACGTCCACAGCTTCTATACTCACTCCGAACATCCGACCTGGCTCATGGTAACGAAACGGAACCTTGCGGATGGTTGCTTCGTGAGCAAAGAGGCTCATACGAAGCTATTCTTAGAGGAAAGCTACCCTTGGAGGGACCAGATGAGGGGCTCAATGGGGTCTTTGCCAGATAATTGCCCCTCCAACAACCACCTTAACCACTCTACTTTACTCACCCAAATCATCACAAAACGACTCTCTACCGATTATTTAGCATCTGAGCCTCGGTAGGGCCTGAAAAAACACGGGCGTGTGGGGAGGCCGGAAGGTGGCGTTGAATGATGGATGGCGTATTTTTTGAGAGCTGCGCCTCGATTCGCAGCAGTGGCGGGGCCGAAAGGTCTTTTTTGTGTTTTCTAGCAACCaggtttttcttcttctagAGTGCGGACGAGGCAGATCACGAGgaacaaaaaaaaaaccaaCGCGGCCAAGTCTAAATATACCACACTCTACACTCGAAAACGAGCTGAGCATCTTGTTCAGCGGAGAGAAAAAACTTTATTTACTTTCCGGTGTGCCGTTGACGCAAGCTGGTGGGGGGAGGCGAAAGTTGACGACGAGACCGGCCACCTGGCCAACAATGGTTTGCTGCGGCTCATGGAAAATGCGACGTGAAGGATAGGTAGGACAATTATAGCACATCTTTGCCACGACCTTTAGCTGTAGAACAAACAAGATCACTTTTGTAAACGGTTTCGATTCATTGCCGTCCATCCGTCTTAAACGGCGTGTGGCTCTGATACTCTTTGCAAGATGAGATAAGAGATataccaaaaaaaaaaaaatagatacCGGGACGATGGTTTTTCTTTGGGGGGGAGTGGTGTATCTGATACCGACAAGCAACTCTAAATGGCAAAGAAAGATGCCCTGTAAGGCAACTGGAGAAGCTGGGTTTCAAAATGCCTACAGAAACAGGTTTCTACTGATAGGACAAGTTGACTGCATATTCGTACGGGTGTATGTAGAATGCTGGGTGGAGCAGCACTCCGCGGCGGACAGGATTTGGCCGTGCTGGGACCGAGTTTTGTCTGCAGAGAGTAAGTACTTTACTCAAGATATCTCATGCATCGCACCCGGTCTTCCTGGCCCTGGCAGAGGTATATGCCGGGGCCTAGCGAGGAGGGTTTTACATCAGACATTGGATAGCGAGTATCTTCGACTTCCCAAGTTCTCATTCGCCgccgcccgccgccgcccgccgCCGCGTACATGGCTGCACTCAAGGCGAAgggagaggggggggggggggggggaggggtgaTATCATGTTTCTGTGGCAGTTATCACTATGCGCGCCACAGTGAGTCGTGACCAAACGAGAGAACTTCATGCCGCCAAGGAAGAGAGGCTTGCTTTGTGTACTGTGATATGGGGTGCGATTCGGTGGGATGAATCGGCAGCTGTAACCGGGGGCCCATCCTTTCAAAAATCATGTGGCTTGGTCACCTTGGCCGGAATGGTGGGAGTTGGCAAGCGAAAAAAAAGATGGGACGAGATACGCTGAAGTCTGAACAATGTTGGACGGAATTGCAGTGAAGTTCTAGACCTCCCCTAACGATTAACGACGTCCATCGCTAGAACTTTAGTTCGCCACTCCAACACCACCCGCCGCATCGCGGCCGTGTTCGATGCGGTACACGAGCCACGCGAGCAGTCAACCCTCGTATTGGAAAAAAAGAGTGTCCAAGAAATGTGGTGCTCTGTGGGTGGCCCCATTCGTGCTTCTGAGTCGGGAGCGAAACAAGCCACTTGTCTCACAGAAGCTAGAAGCCCATCGGGAGGGTAACGTCGTTCCTGAATCTTTTGCACTTTGCATGCAGGGGATTGTGGAGGAGGacggagaagaaggaaaaaaaatGGGGGAGGAGGAGTTCTTTTTGTCAGAGAATGTCAATGGGCAGAACATCCGAGTCCGTAGCGAATGCGCCGTAGGAGCTGTGTCTCCCTATGCATTCGTGCCACACTCTTGTGTGGGAAAAGGAGGAGAAAATTGACCTTTCAGAAAAGGaatgattttttttttactcacATGGCGGAAGCTGCAAGTTGGGGGAGTCTTCACGTTCTATCATTGGTCGCGTCCACATAAACCGTTAAAATGGGTTCATCTGAGGGCACCCCAAGTGCAACGAATGAACGAACGACAGAGGCACCGACAGAAGGGATGATGGCCGCAGGCTGAAACGACCTGACAGGTTGTTATACATACACGGTATAGTACCGTAAGTCTGATGGTTGTTGAAAGTTGTCAGTGACATTGAGTTGTGAATGACGAGCATGAATACAGCCGAAACCCCGGATACTCAGGTAGAGACCGCGGCTGGCAATGATGGGACCGCGCATCTTTGCGTATTCTTCGCATCTTTTGCAGAGGTCGCCGTCAACTGAAGTGTGCTCGGTAATTGGTGCATCGTCACGGCTGCTTTTGGGTGTTTGTTGACGCGGCCTCCAGGATCGACGTGGGAGTGAGCCGCCGTGTAATTTCCCCAGCCGAAAGAAGGTTGAGTCTTGTAAATTTCCCGTCCTTGAATTGGCAGTCCATGCAGGTCATATGTTGGCAGAGAAAATTTCGAGGTGTAATCCTCCGTGACTCCGTACCGTCTTGGGCAGTCTTCCTTCTTGGTTCTTGCCGGGGAAGCAAAAAAGAAGGGTCCCGGACCATGCCCCATAGACCATAGCAAGGCTATTGGCAATTGCAGCGGCACTGCATGTTGCAACGTCGCACTAATAAGGTTGTATGTATCCATAGGAAGAAGGTCGTAATGAGCGCGGTCCCCAAATGGCACATGTCTTACCTGCTgtaaggtactccgtacggatagGTACCAATATCGAGTACCAAAGTAGACGAGAAAGCAATTCAAAAGTTCAAAAGAAGGTTTTCCGACGATGCTTCGTACTCTGTTGGGTCATGGGATGAGCCAATGAAACGCGGGGATGACTTCCCAATCCAGGGGCATCACGCTGCAGAGAGCGGGAAGCGAAATAATTAGAGCCCC from the Colletotrichum lupini chromosome 3, complete sequence genome contains:
- a CDS encoding RNA recognition domain-containing protein gives rise to the protein MSKPPSRVVFVGNIPYGLSEEQISDIFSSAGKVLNFRLVYDRETGRPKGFGFAEYPDNDSAASAVRNLNDYEIMGRKLRVDFSNEGGSDDNNDSHGHGRDGGNPSHASNGYNPVAPPMQSSTLPPLPAGKELPPNVTATDAISRTLNTLPPSQLLDILTQMKALASTDPARATELLQQAPQLAYAVFQALLLMGLVSPEAIHSVIEPGGAPPAPPPQAAPIGYPPQPTPGFPPVPVMGANNTPPVAGTPYAPPPQQAPYGAPPPVAAPLGQDPDALMRQVMELPMETINMLPEAERQQILALRASFGGQRR